The Lates calcarifer isolate ASB-BC8 unplaced genomic scaffold, TLL_Latcal_v3 _unitig_3849_quiver_1586, whole genome shotgun sequence genome includes a window with the following:
- the LOC108894780 gene encoding NACHT, LRR and PYD domains-containing protein 1a isoform X3: protein MDSAWSSFTPEVTKERVGMSYRFKFPGSGLFHCSFTGLVFNVTHEGEVTYKCLIWDDMLLQPANKVPGGPLFRISCPQESISKLYLPHCEPEPALVAESLSVVHITDDGMSVIQPLEITETHVVVDIPHLSAFGIVWDIIKRFKNFLTKPINGRILVFLRPRFRGIVIINFILLASNVPVNEVKAQHDDSEFIEAPSLCHLHKFQNYSVHSDPRGLSYTA from the exons GTTCAAGTTCCCTGGTTCAGGTCTGTTCCATTGTTCTTTTACTGGGCTGGTGTTCAATGTGACTCATGAAGGGGAGGTCACGTACAAGTGTTTGATCTGGGATGACATGCTCCTCCAACCGGCTAACAAGGTACCTGGAGGACCATTGTTCAGAATCAGTTGTCCTCAGGAGTCTATCTCTAAGCTGTACCTCCCACACTGTGAACCAGAACCTG CACTGGTCGCTGAAAGCCTCTCTGTTGTCCACATCACCGACGATGGCATGAGCGTCATACAACCACTGGAGATAACGGAAACCCACGTGGTCGTGGACATCCCTCACCTCTCTGCCTTTGGCATTGTATGGGACATCATCAAGAGGTTTAAGAACTTCTTGACCAAACCAATAAATGGACGTATCCTTGTGTTCCTGCGACCAAGATTCAGAGGCATCGTCATCATCAATTTCATTCTGCTGGCAAGCAACGTGCCTGTGAATGAG GTAAAAGCACAACATGATGATTCTGAGTTCATAGAGGCCCCATCGTTGTGTCACCTCCACAAATTTCAAAATTACAGCGTCCACAGTGACCCCAGGGGACTATCATATACAGCCTGA